The stretch of DNA CACCGAGTTCTGCTTTTGCAACGTGGGCTAAATCAACAATATATTCGCCTCGGTAAAACTCCTCTGGCCAGTTTACATCTAAACCTAAAACTTGCTCACGTCCAGCAAGGTAAATCGAAAGTCCTAAAAGATCAACTTGATTTCCCGCATCATTGACATAGTATTCACTGGTAATTTTATAGCCTAAATGTGTACCAATGCGATACAGTGCATCGCCAATGACAGCACCTCTCGCATGCCCAATGTGCAAAGGTCCTGTTGGATTTGCACTCACATACTCAAGAAGTATAGACTCATTTTGCTCATCAGCTCCAAAAAGAGCTTCATTTTGAATTGCCCAAGTAGCATATTGATCCAAAAAGTTTTCACTGAGTTTAAAGTTGATATACCCTTTGATAGGTGTGACTTCTTGAAAAATCTCACCCGTTTCAAACTGCGTGACAATCTCTTCTGCAATGGCAATAGGGGATTTTTTCAACTCTTTTGCAAGAGAAAAAGCAATAGGGGTTGCATAATGACCAAAAGAGAGATTGGTAGGTTTTTCTAAAACAAACTCTCTTTGTAATTTTTCTTTAATAGCACGAATAACCGATTTTTTCAATACGTAACCTTATACAGACTTTTTTTCATCTGCGGGTGTTGATGGTGTAGCCGTAGGCGCAGCAGCTGATTCAGATTTTACTTCTACTTGATCTACTGTAGTTTTGACTTGCTCATCTTCTTTGATAGCTTTTTTAAAATCTTTGATACCTTGACCTACCCCTTTAGCAAGTTCTGGTATTTTTTTAGCACCAAACAATAAAACAACAACTGCTAAAATGACTAACCAATGCGATATACTAAATGAACCCATACTCTCTCCTTTGTCTTGATGACTCTATACTTAATGTTATGTTATTGTATCATTTTTTTATAAACAAAAAATGAAGCAGATTTTTTATTCGATATTTGCCCATGCGCTAATAAATTCACCTAAATCCATCAGTTCCATTTTTCTGCGCGAAGCATAGGCAATTGCCAATAAATCATGTAGTGCCGTTTTAAAGTCATCGTTTATTAACACGTAATCATACTCCCTAATACGTGTCATTTCAGAAACAGCATTGGCTAAACGTTTTTCAATAACCTCATGGCTATCGGTACCTCGATGAATCAATCTCTCTTTAAGGCTTTTTTGATCAGGTGTCGTTATAAAAACA from Sulfurospirillum oryzae encodes:
- the tatA gene encoding twin-arginine translocase TatA/TatE family subunit; amino-acid sequence: MGSFSISHWLVILAVVVLLFGAKKIPELAKGVGQGIKDFKKAIKEDEQVKTTVDQVEVKSESAAAPTATPSTPADEKKSV